Proteins co-encoded in one Ziziphus jujuba cultivar Dongzao chromosome 9, ASM3175591v1 genomic window:
- the LOC107427768 gene encoding receptor-like protein 36, protein MDPLFCNLWNLRVLDASSNHLGGSIPQCLGNWGLVVLNLQRNNFHGNIPHICTLKDKLMTLDLSHNQLYRTIPRSLVNCKDLEVLDLGHNQLSDTFLFWLQNLQRLQVLVLGSNKFHSLICCAHDFVGFMTLKIIDLSNDDFIGNIPSEYFRNWTSMSAKVSQKPKESQTRLTLEKCTIMIRKCENPSLPTSNDDYNNEKSDSIFGFGWKPVVVGYGCGLLIGMVAGHVITSKRPDLISRVFRVRLQSERIALLRFKGSFVIDKNASLLPFAYPKVASWTPDKNHDCCFQGGVQCDKGTGRIIALHLNIPSAFGNLSQLRYLNLEHCGFAGSIPSSIGKLTMLALLSLSQNKLRGQIPYEFENLSRLRELHLMGCMNSDTSPCKLTRPTDLDLSKDYFFNGHIPSSLQNLTQLTQLALDNNQLTGQLPPWVGNFTQLFLLDLGDNNLHGTVPKSFSKLNNLLILCLLGNQLSGIVDLNMLLGMKDLFALNLSYNNLSLLNTETNITNGATVPLSLANNSFHGRILEICQNGSQLKMIDLSYNKFEGRLPQSLHSCLKLQFLNLGNNQLRDTFPFWLGTLSDPRELMLRSNHLHGVIGKPISNSEFPTITAVDLSYNNFSGPIPQGNQFDTFETSSYDGNMGLCDYPLATKWCVSGLVVAIAVGNIFFTKKQAWFMKIFVPIGNEKESWKEEEEI, encoded by the exons ATGGATCCATTGTTCTGTAACTTATGGAATCTAAGAGTACTTGATGCATCAAGTAATCATCTGGGAGGTTCTATTCCTCAGTGTTTGGGTAACTGGGGCCTTGTTGTACTCAATCTCCAAAGAAACAACTTCCATGGGAATATTCCTCATATCTGCACACTTAAGGACAAATTAATGACATTGGACTTGAGTCACAACCAGTTATATAGGACTATTCCACGATCACTTGTCAACTGCAAAGATTTAGAAGTTTTGGATCTTGGCCACAATCAATTAAGTGATACGTTCCTATTTTGGCTACAGAATCTGCAGAGGCTCCAAGTTCTCGTATTAGGCTCCAACAAATTTCACAGTCTTATATGTTGTGCTCATGATTTTGTTGGCTTTATGACATTGAAAATCATTGATCTTTCTAATGATGACTTTATCGGAAATATACCATCAGAGTATTTTAGAAATTGGACATCCATGAGTGCTAAAGTTTCCCAAAAGCCAAAAGAGTCACAAACTCGACTTACTCTGGAAAAATGTACTATAATGATTCG AAAATGTGAAAATCCTTCCTTGCCAACTTCTAATGATGACTACAATAATGAGAAATCAGATTCCATATTTGGTTTTGGATGGAAACCAGTAGTTGTGGGATATGGATGTGGACTGCTAATTGGAATGGTGGCTGGACATGTGATCACCTCAAAGAGGCCGGATTTGATTTCCAGAGTTTTTAGGGTGAGACTACAGAG TGAGAGAATAGCATTATTGCGGTTCAAGGGCAGCTTTGTTATAGACAAGAATGCTTCTTTGCTTCCTTTTGCATATCCGAAGGTTGCATCATGGACACCAGATAAAAACCATGATTGTTGCTTCCAGGGTGGAGTCCAGTGTGATAAGGGAACCGGGCGTATAATCGCACTTCATCTCAACA TCCCTTCTGCTTTTGGCAATCTATCACAATTAAGATATCTCAACCTTGAGCATTGTGGGTTTGCTGGTTCCATTCCTTCATCAATCGGTAAGCTAACTATGCTTGCTCTTTTATCCCTTTCACAAAATAAGTTGAGAGGTCAAATCCCATATGAATTCGAAAATCTTTCAAGATTAAGAGAACTCCACCTTATGGGTTGTATGAATTCTGATACATCACCTTGTAAGCTAACTAGGCCTACTGATTTGGACCTTTCaaaggattatttttttaatggccATATTCCATCTTCCCTTCAAAATCTCACCCAACTTACCCAATTAGCACTTGACAATAATCAATTAACTGGTCAGCTTCCACCTTGGGTTGGAAACTTCACCCAATTATTTTTACTAGACCTTGGAGACAATAACTTGCATGGTACCGTGCCAAAGTCATTTTCCAAGCTTAATAATCTTCTAATTCTTTGTCTTCTTGGGAATCAGTTGAGTGGAATTGTGGATCTTAACATGCTTCTTGGCATGAAGGATCTCTTTGCACTCAATTTATCATATAACAATTTGTCATTGTTGAATACCGAAACCAATATTACAAATGGTGCTACTGTTC CTCTGAGTCTAGCAAACAACTCTTTCCATGGTAGAATTCTTGAAATTTGCCAAAATGGAAGCCAGCTAAAGATGATAGATCTAAGCTACAACAAGTTCGAAGGTCGCTTACCACAATCATTGCATAGTTGTTTGAAGCTGCAATTTCTCAATCTTGGGAACAATCAATTAAGAGATACTTTCCCTTTCTGGTTAGGGACACTTTCTGATCCAAGAGAGCTCATGCTAAGATCTAACCACCTCCATGGAGTCATAGGTAAACCTATTTCCAATTCTGAGTTTCCCACTATTACAGCTGTTGATCTATCCTACAATAATTTTTCAG GACCTATACCACAGGGGAACCAGTTTGATACATTTGAAACAAGTTCATATGATGGGAACATGGGGTTATGTGACTATCCATTAGCAACAAAAT GGTGTGTTAGTGGGCTAGTAGTTGCTATTGCTGttggtaatatattttttacgaAAAAGCAAGCTtggtttatgaaaatttttgtacCAATTGGAAATGAAAAGGAGAGTtggaaggaggaggaggagataTAG